In the genome of uncultured Methanobrevibacter sp., the window ATGAAGCTGGAGCAATTTACAGTTTTGAAGGAATTGTAAGAGGAACAGAAGAAAACAAGACAGTAGATAAACTTACATTAACTCTTCCAGATAAGGAAAAGGGATTATCTGAAATTGAAACCATAGTAGAAACTGCAAAAGTAAAGCATGGCGTATTTGAAATAAGCGTTATCCATTATATTGGAGAGTTCTACACTGGAGATCAATTGTTCCTTGTAGTTGTTCTCGGACCTCATAGAGGAGAAACCTTAGAAGCTCTTACCGAAGTTGTAGAAAGAGTAAAACATGAAATAGACTTTAAAAAAGAAGAGCTTTCAAATCAAGGAACTAAAGTTATAATGGCAGGAGGATAATTCTTCTTCCATTAACTATTTTTTAAACAAATATAAATCTTATTTTTTATTAAAAAAATTATTAAAAAACTACTAAAAAACTATTTTTAAAATTATAAAAAAATATTAAAAAACTATTTAAAATATTTTTAAAATTATATAAAAAGATTAAAAAGAGATAGATTTTAAAAAAATCTATAAATTACCTTAAAACACCTTAAAACTAATTTTAACGAAATTAATCCATTAAAATATCTTTAATACCTAAATACTATTTAATTAATACAAATTATAAATTCTTAAATTTTTAAAATTAAAGTTAAACAAAAGTAAATAGAATAAATCTATTTAGCTACCATTACTTCGGTAGATTTAATAATAGCTTTTACTTCATCACCAATAGCTAATTCTAATTCTTCTGCAGATTCTCTGGTAATTGCTGCAGTGATTAAAGCTGGATCTTCTACTTTAATTTTAATGCTTGCCATTACAGCACCTAATTTTACACTTTCAACAGTTCCTTTAATACCGTTTCTTGCACTAATTTCCATTTTATCACCAATAAATAATTTTCTAATAAATGCCATTAAACTTATTTAGCTACCATTACTTCGGTAGATTTAATAATAGCTTTTACTTCGTCTCCTTCTTTTAAATCTAATTCTTCTGCAGATTCTCTGGTAATAACTGCAGTGATGACACCAGGTTCGGTTATTTCAATTTTGATACTTGCCATAACTTCACCTAATTTTACATCTTCGACTTTTCCGGTTAATCCGTTTCTTGCACTAATTTCCATAATAATACCTCGATATGAATTTGTTAATAAGTATGCAATTCGATAATTGCATATATTATAATTACCCTTAATATTATATAAATCTTACAGTTAATTGATATAAATGCTTATTTAATTTTACAATTTAATACATATCGAAAGAAAAATTATGATTTTATTCAATCGATAATAATGAAAGATAATAAAGAAAACCCCACCATTCTCATTAACTGAATAAAGATATAAAAAAATTTTTTAATTTTAAAACCAATTCAAAAATGAAAACAATATGAAAATGAGATTGAAAATTTCAAATAAAGGAAAATATTGATTGAAATTAAAAAATTTTAATTTAACTATCAAAAAAATGGGAATAAAAAGCTTAAACTAATCTAAATATTAGAAAACTTTATTAAATAAGTCTTTTAAAAATACCATTAGATAATTATTGAATATTTTAAGATTTAATAATCAAAAATGAAGAGAAAGAAAAAAATAGAGAATAAAAAACTAAATAAATATAATAATTTTTAAAAATTCAAGATAACTTAAGATGTGTTATTATGTCACGCCAAAAATTCATCAGAGACAGCATACATGGAAACTTGCCACTAACTGAATTCGAAGTTGAAGTATTGGATTATCCACAAGTTCAAAGATTAAGAAGGGTGAAACAATTGGGATTCATTTCATTGATCTATCCTGGAGCTAATCACTCTCGTTTTGAGCATTGCATTGGAACAATGCATCTTGCATCAAAGCTTGCTGAACAATTGGAATTGGATGAACATGACAAGGAATTGGTTAGAATGGCAGGATTGTTA includes:
- a CDS encoding molybdenum cofactor biosynthesis protein MoaE; this encodes MVIKIVEKDEEYFTIGDLIEDIKKSQRVDEAGAIYSFEGIVRGTEENKTVDKLTLTLPDKEKGLSEIETIVETAKVKHGVFEISVIHYIGEFYTGDQLFLVVVLGPHRGETLEALTEVVERVKHEIDFKKEELSNQGTKVIMAGG
- a CDS encoding molybdopterin-binding protein; this translates as MEISARNGIKGTVESVKLGAVMASIKIKVEDPALITAAITRESAEELELAIGDEVKAIIKSTEVMVAK
- a CDS encoding molybdopterin-binding protein, with translation MEISARNGLTGKVEDVKLGEVMASIKIEITEPGVITAVITRESAEELDLKEGDEVKAIIKSTEVMVAK